ACCACAGCCATGTGCACATACACGAAGAGCCTTTCTCTCTACAGGATGAGGGACTTCACATGGCCTGAAAATGACCCTTGACCCTTCCAGATTGGTATGCAGCACCCGCTGCTTCTCTGAAGTCGTTGAGGATTATTTTCCTCatgttaacacacacctgtatgctccagacctgCACATACTggaaacacctttgtttctgtgcCTCTTCTTCAGTACTGTCATAAGGTTATTCTGATAGAGGTCAGAAAAAACTGGTTGTTTTAATGCAGACGTCGCTCTATCAGGTTTCCCCTTAATCAGTCTCCTGTCTCTTCTGATTCTATTGGAAAGCCTTCTGATTAGAAACTTTGTTGACCTTCTTGTTTGTAGAACATCAAATCAGCAGAATCGTCCTTCCTGCCTGAGACAGAGAAGAGCGAGCTTCTCAGCAGGCTGTACAAAGCCTATGGGATGGAGCAGAGCACCGCCTTTTAAGCCTGAGCCCAACATCAGTGAAGAGGAAAGGGACTTCGCCCTGGAACCCATCACACCCCCATCCTGACCTCCTTCTGGCTCATCAGAAGACAGTTTCATGTTATACAGAATATTCTGCTGCTTATCAAGCGGCTGGGTTGCCCCATGATGCACATGTTCATCATTTCATCCTAATGCTCCTTATTTTTAATTTTGGGGACAGAACGTTCCTCTGAACACGTCCATCCCTGTTTTATGGTTTCTAGTGAAGCCAGTTTCATTAGAGCAGCActttttgacacacacacactttaaacacACCATTCAAAACTCCTAAAGGTGGAGTCCAACACTAGGGTCAAAACGAAAGCCAAGAGATGAAGACGGGACCATGTGGACCACGTCTGAAGGGGAACACGAGGTTGATGTTCGCTCTCCACATGAAAACACCACAGACCAGTTGCATACACTGCTGCAGTCAACCTCTCCTCCGCGTACGTTTCATATCCAAACTACTTCCTCTTTATAAATACTTCCCATTGTGACGAAATAGGTACAACAAAGTAGAAGAGCCACTTTTTAGCTGTGATACGAAAAGATCGTTCATTTTATTTGCTCGTTTTAGGTGTAGAATAACAGCAGATGGGGCTAAACCAATCCACTCATGGGATGGTATCTATGGAAACGTTGTAAACAAGGTCTCACCTGTTCAGTTGATTATCAGTTGAATAACCTCAGCTTAAAGAAACGGAGATTAGTGGTGATAAAACGGACGAGCTAAGGGCTAGTCCGAGGAGATCCAATCTAAAACCTGTCTCAGCTTTTTCATCACATGAATCtggtgtttatttttatagagcacCACTAGAATCCCCATTAAATGTTAGGTTCGTGTCAACAAAAGCTTTATGAAATACATTTTATGTAAACCACCTTGAATTTTGAAAGCGGAGTCCTTTTACCACTCTTAGTTCATCTGTTCAGTCAGAACATTTACATTTACTGAGCCAGGTGAGATATTACTGGTTTATAATATTTTCACGGAAGCCCAAAGTTGTTAGAAAGAAGTGAAAATGTTCTTCAGCATCAGACCCAGAATGACAGACGGGCAACCACGTTATGTTCGAAGAAGGAAGCAGACCATCAGTAGCGATGGCTGAAATCATCTCTCTGCAGGACCTTTACACAAAGAAAGTGTCTTCTTTTCTATTTATTTAAACGTGAAGATATGAAGGAAAAGTCACTGTCAGAAGTTCATTCTTCCACATTTAAAATGTAAGCCTTTTAAATTGCATTAAGATGTGTTCGTATGTGTGGAGCATatgggaggctggctgctggtgaAATGAACGCGTGATTTTTGTGTGAAAGCAGCGTTTATGCATCAGGCTCCGGGACATCAGGGGAAAACAGCTTGAAACCAAAGGTGTAGTCTTACATGTGGCCACTAGGTGGCACTAGAACATCTCCTTGCTGGAGAACTCAGGGCCAATCTGGCAGGTTTTAATTAGATGGTTACTCATTTTATTGCaatgtaaatatgtatttaatacATCATTGCATTTACTAAAAAGCACTTAGAAAAATGATTCGACTTGAATAAAAGCTGCTATAAAATGTTTGTTTCAGTCATTGTCCACAACAACAGAAACGTTGTGTTTTCTGTTAGAATAAAGAAAGCCCTGCAGCTTTAAAACAGCGTCTCTTTTCTAACGAGCAGAGCTCTGCCTCCTTATTGTGAAGATAAATGGAAGGACGGTGGAAATGTCAACAGCGACTTCCTGTGACCATCCTAATGTACACAAACGCTGCATCCAGTAATATTTATGGTTCTCATCAACGCCGGTTGGCTGGAACACGTCTCCTTTTACAGCTCCCAAGTCTCGGTGACCCCCCAGGACATGTAAAAAATACTAATATTACAGTAATTCAGAAGTATTTTATTACACAAAGAAAACTTCTATCACAAAGTTATCACTTAACATTGAGCAATAAATATGGACAGTATGGATGGAGTATGTTGGTTACTATAAAAAGAAAACCTTGACAaagaaaatgcacacacacacacacacgtgcgcacacacacataaaaagaaAACAGATAAACGGGCCCTCAGTGACTCGGCCCCACACTAGGCTGGAGCAACGGGCTGCTTAGATCCTCACAGGCTTCAGTCCAAAGTTTCTGTGCTTTCTGGTCTTGTTGGGTAAACAGAAGACTAACAAaatgaagcaaaaacaaaaacgATTCACGACTCGCTCTCTGTTCCGTCCCCGTCCAACGATCTGATCCAGTAGAAAAAAGGCGACCTTTGGGGTGGTCGCAGCTCCAAAAGGCCGGCAGTGAGTGAAAGTGTCCTCACATCCTGTAGGACAGTAAAACCTCCTCCTCTCCACACTCTCCTTGCTTTCCCCCTACATCCCCCCCCCCGAGATTCCTGGCTGGTTTTAGGATGGACCTCCACCTCCTTGGGTGTCTTGGCTTGTGGAGCCTTCTGCCTCGGGGGCCGGGGAGGCCCCTGGGTTCCCCTCTGAACAAAAACCagagaaataaaataaatcagtGCTCATGATCCAGACCAAACAAGGAATAAAAACCGtgtgaaataataataaacaaacaaagtgCTGGGGGAAGGAACGCAGGCTTCCTGTTGGAAAGAGATGAAGCAACTTCAGATTTGATCCATCCTACCAGACCTCGAGATGATTTCATCAGAACAACTTGGTTTGAGTAAAAAGGGAGTCAGCGAGAATAATGAATGGCATCAGTCAGAGGAAGAgaagaggggaggagaggagagaagaagaGAGGAGAACAGGAGGTGATGAGAGAGGAGATGAGAAGAGAGGGAGAGAAGAGGGGacaagaagaggagaggagaataggaggagagagagagagagagagagagagagagagagagagagagaagcagaaaggagagagagagaagaggaaaggagaggagagagaagaggaaaggagaggagagaggagggaaggagagaggagaggaaaggagcGAAGAAGAGAGGAGACAGGAGGTGTtgagagaagagaggagaggagaggagaggagtgaagagaagagaagagaagagaagagaagagaagagaagagaagagaagagaagagaagagaagagaagagaagagaagagaagagaggagcAAAGAAGAGAGGAGAACAGGAGGTGATGAGAGAGAAGAGGAGAAGAGAGGAAGAGAAGGGAGAGAAGATGAGAGAAGATGAGAAGAGGGGacaagaagaggagaggagaataGGAGAAGAGAGAGGAGGGAAGGAGAGAAGGAGGAGAGGATATAGGAAAGGAGAagaggagaagagagagagaatagaAAAGCAGGAGAGGAGCTGTGTCTCTGAGCTTCTGCTGCTACGACTCATTAAACACGCAGCCTAACAGGAAATCACAGCTGAGAATAAATCAGCTGTCTGCTGCTGATATTTTGGTGCATGTAGGTCCAGAGCAGCTGCTCGCCAGCAGAACCCTGATCAGATGTTTACTACGGGTTTGGACTGAAGGAGCTGGTAAACAGGGTTATGGATGCACTGACATCTCCATCATGATGTTCACGAGGAAGCATCTCTCCTCGTGAGGTGCAGATGGAGAGTCTTTCCACCGTTTTCTCTAAACATCTGAATAGAAATTAGAATCCACTCATGCAGAGCCATCGTATAATCTCAGTCCTAATCTGGTACGGTGTGGTGATCCTGTTTGACAAAACGGCATCTCTCCATTCAAAGTGACAGAATGGCAGGATGTTAAATGGTACCGGTTTCAGATATGGACCGAGATATTCACCTTTTGACATAAAATGACTAAATAGAAGTTAATTCAGTCTGAATCTGTTGTTCACAGTTGTTTAATAAAGATTTTCAATCTTCATTCCAAAAAAAAGTCACTCCTGGAAGCAAATGTTTCTGCTCCTTCATGAATAAATTAGTTGTTCGATACCCAAATTTCTctctaacacacaaacacacacacacacacacacacacacacacacacacacacacacacacacacacacacacacacaagtctgaCAGGTAAGCCACCTGCTGCACTGTTCCGATGCTGTGCAGACTACTGGTACTGCTCCAAAAGCTGGAATAATTTCCAGGAGATCTTCCCTTTTCAAACCCTAAACCTGATGCCTAGACAGAGACCAGAGGGGGGGCTTCCAGCCATCAGACCAGCTCTGGTGGGAAGGTTATACTTGTGGGATTACTGAGAACCTTTGTGGTgatctgttaactcattcactgccagccgtttcctgatcgctaacagccttcgctgccagcgtttctcaccgtttttactgttttttttagagTCACACAACGttgtgcgctagcatgatgtcgatgccaaaacaaccaaaacacagAAGAGACTCACctattacatcaggaagaatccgtgtgtttcgagcgttatccgttctttcataatccgttgtcgtattgtgatcggcagacgcttttcaggttcgcgcctcactttttttttacaggaacggcccaaaacgatctccaaacacatggatgatctgcttcctgatcatgtgacgtgtgacgtatgcggatgaagatcggcttcagggctgagatgtttgttctcacagcgcgggggctcgttccaatgctcaaacagtaaaaaaatgcaaatgacgactttagtcgtcaatggcagtgaatgagttaagtaaaCTCGGCGTTTTTCTTAATTCCATCTCAGTCACTTGATGTTGAGCATCCACTGCAGCTGGTAACCTTTTACCGCAGGAACAACTGTTTTATTTCTTTAGATCCCAACACACCTGTAAGAGCTTGTCTCTCATAAACTAAGATTCATCTTATTAATTCGTTTTCAAAAGCCATAAAAAAACCGGGTGTTTAAACTGCATGTTGCTGGAGGCCAGCCTCCACTGACCTGCACCCTGCAGATTCATCTCTGCCAACTCTTTGGTGATTTCACTCCTGCTGGTCACATCCGACTCTTCCCCAGTGATGTCGGGCACTGCGTTCCGGCGGCCTGTGCGGTCGCAGTTGATGAAGTCCGAGTACGACGTCTCCACGTCCATCATCTGTCCATGACCAGCACTCTCATTACACCTGTTGGACAGAGGGAGGAGAAGGAGCGTCAGGATCGACGCAGAGGGGTCCTAAAAAGCCAACAGCATCAACCTGCTGCGATGTTTTACATCGGTCACAAGAGAATGTTCACTTTGTGCATCGGCAAAAACATAAAAGAGAGAAAACACACAAACTGTCTGGAGACATTCAGGAAACAGAGCTGAGCGAGAATCGGTGTGAGGAAGGATGATGTGAATAATCATCCTTCCCATTTCTGCTCATGGATTCACGGGAGTGCTGACATCTATCCTAACTGGTGACCTAATTACATCAGGAGAAAGGTCTGCCACTTGTTTAGTCATATAGCTCTCTGACAGAGTCCATTTGTCTGTCCTAAAGCCATGAACCCCGCGTttaaaaatgggaggggatggaGGACATGTCAATATGGAACGCCAGACTAAGAGCTTCAACCAGATGAGATGGAGACAGAGTCCCAGAAAAataatccatcatctatccatcccgtTTTCCCTTCTTTTTCAGCTAGATCATGGACCCTGCCAACCACCAACACGTTTTCTAATCCTTCAGAGAAGAAAGGGCAAAGCCGGAGACATCTCCAGGAAGCAGAGCAACAGGGAACAGAAGGAATCTGATGAGAAGCAAAAACCCAAAGAGATTCCAGATTGGGATTGTGCTCACAGCGGTTCCTCTATCCCTGAGGGCTGCCAAAGCATCCCAGGAGCATCTCACTGTTGAGAGAGTGGATCATCCCCGATGATAACAGCTAAACAGCTCTGAATGCTTCAAAACACCAGGAAGAATTAAGAGTCTCAGAAGAAAACAATCCAAACAAAGGTCATGGGCTTCATTTTGGCCACAAGAGGAATCAACATTTCAACATTTCTGAAGACTTTTGGCTGCTGCTCTGTCATAATCTAAACTAAAATAATTATC
The sequence above is a segment of the Nothobranchius furzeri strain GRZ-AD chromosome 15, NfurGRZ-RIMD1, whole genome shotgun sequence genome. Coding sequences within it:
- the pkig gene encoding cAMP-dependent protein kinase inhibitor gamma; the encoded protein is MMDVETSYSDFINCDRTGRRNAVPDITGEESDVTSRSEITKELAEMNLQGAEGNPGASPAPEAEGSTSQDTQGGGGPS